The proteins below are encoded in one region of Streptomyces cyanogenus:
- a CDS encoding nitroreductase/quinone reductase family protein — translation MSGSTDRKQRVISRFQRHLANPVNRRLPFQTLLETTGRTSGLPRTTPVGGRRVGDSFWLVSEFGYRSQYVRNIQADPRVRVRIAGRWHRGTAHLLPDDDPVARLRSLPRFNSMAVRAFGTGLLTVRVDLEG, via the coding sequence ATGTCAGGCAGCACCGACCGCAAGCAGCGCGTCATATCCCGCTTCCAGCGCCACCTCGCCAACCCGGTCAACCGGCGCCTGCCGTTCCAGACCCTCCTGGAGACGACCGGCCGCACCTCCGGCCTGCCCCGGACCACCCCGGTGGGCGGACGCCGGGTCGGCGACTCCTTCTGGCTCGTGTCGGAGTTCGGCTACCGGTCGCAGTACGTCCGCAACATCCAGGCCGACCCACGGGTGCGCGTCCGCATCGCGGGGCGCTGGCACCGCGGCACCGCCCACCTCCTGCCCGACGACGACCCGGTGGCGCGCCTGCGCAGCCTGCCCCGGTTCAACAGCATGGCGGTACGGGCGTTCGGCACCGGTCTGCTGACGGTGCGCGTCGATCTGGAGGGGTGA
- a CDS encoding DUF2165 domain-containing protein — translation MTTTPTGPTGLRLAAGVLTGILALYIALVALGNITDFGTNQQFVRHVLAMDTTFRDDDLMWRAVTSTALEDTAYVLIIVWETVAAAVLVRGTFLWARRRDDLARRWSTYGLLMMLLLFGAGFIGIGGEWFAMWQSKTWNGLDAATRVFTLSGVALIVNLLPSGRYGRTEGS, via the coding sequence ATGACCACCACCCCCACAGGCCCCACCGGCCTCCGGCTCGCCGCCGGAGTGCTCACCGGCATACTCGCGCTCTACATCGCCCTGGTCGCGCTCGGGAACATAACCGACTTCGGCACCAATCAGCAGTTCGTACGGCACGTACTGGCGATGGACACGACGTTCAGGGACGACGATCTGATGTGGCGGGCCGTGACCAGCACGGCACTGGAGGACACGGCGTACGTCCTCATCATCGTGTGGGAGACCGTGGCGGCCGCGGTGCTGGTCCGGGGGACCTTTCTCTGGGCGCGGCGCCGGGACGACCTGGCCCGGCGCTGGTCGACGTACGGGCTGCTGATGATGCTGCTGCTCTTCGGTGCCGGGTTCATCGGGATCGGCGGCGAGTGGTTCGCGATGTGGCAGTCGAAGACCTGGAACGGTCTGGACGCGGCGACCCGGGTGTTCACGCTGAGCGGGGTCGCGCTGATCGTCAACCTGCTGCCGTCCGGCCGGTACGGACGCACCGAGGGCTCGTGA
- a CDS encoding CehA/McbA family metallohydrolase produces the protein MTSLRGTLAPGSPDYVYLPFEVPPGTSELKVSYTYDRPPVPPGTPGNALDIGLFDPRGTGLGGRGFRGWSGGARSEFFVRADEATPGYLPGPLTPGTWYIALGPYTVAPQGLSYEVTVTLTQGAAGQTPEAVYPPDRALGRGRDWYRGDCHLHSWHSDGRRTPGEIAALARAAGLDFVNSSDHNTNASHAHWADAAGDDLLVLLGEEITTRNGHVLALGTEPGTFVDWRHRARDGRWARFAREIRRAGGLVVPAHPHADCVGCGWRFGFAEADAVEVWNGAWTPDDEMTLATWDARLATAGRGDRGWLPAMGNSDAHRDPDVVGLPQTVVLADALTREAILAGLRAGRSYVAESRQVSLAFTVTAEGGRQAGIGERLAVGPDTPVTVRLEASGVPRCSVRFVTDQGVLFTGGPLPVSGTGTVQWRTSPARAAYVRAEVRHETALGPAPGAMAAFTNPVFLGAT, from the coding sequence GTGACGAGCTTGCGCGGCACTCTCGCCCCGGGGTCCCCGGACTATGTGTACCTCCCCTTCGAAGTACCGCCGGGAACAAGCGAGTTGAAGGTCTCCTACACCTACGACAGACCTCCCGTCCCGCCCGGCACCCCCGGCAACGCCCTCGACATCGGGCTCTTCGACCCGCGTGGGACCGGGCTGGGCGGGCGGGGGTTCCGGGGGTGGTCGGGGGGTGCCCGGAGCGAGTTCTTCGTGCGGGCCGACGAGGCCACGCCTGGGTATCTTCCGGGGCCGCTGACGCCCGGCACCTGGTACATCGCCCTCGGTCCCTACACCGTGGCGCCGCAGGGGCTGTCGTACGAGGTGACCGTCACGCTGACGCAAGGGGCGGCCGGGCAGACGCCCGAGGCGGTGTATCCGCCGGACCGGGCCCTGGGGCGCGGCCGGGACTGGTACCGGGGCGACTGCCATCTGCACTCCTGGCACTCCGACGGGCGCCGCACCCCGGGGGAGATCGCGGCGCTGGCCCGTGCGGCCGGGCTGGACTTCGTCAACAGTTCCGACCACAACACCAACGCCTCGCACGCCCACTGGGCCGACGCGGCCGGTGACGACCTGCTGGTACTGCTCGGCGAGGAGATCACCACCCGCAACGGGCACGTCCTGGCGCTCGGCACCGAGCCCGGCACCTTCGTCGACTGGCGCCACCGGGCCCGGGACGGCCGCTGGGCGCGCTTCGCGCGGGAGATCCGCCGGGCCGGCGGGCTGGTGGTACCGGCCCATCCGCACGCCGACTGCGTGGGCTGCGGCTGGCGGTTCGGGTTCGCGGAGGCGGACGCCGTGGAGGTGTGGAACGGGGCCTGGACGCCGGACGACGAGATGACCCTGGCGACGTGGGACGCGCGGCTGGCGACGGCGGGGCGGGGTGACCGGGGATGGCTGCCGGCGATGGGCAACAGCGACGCCCACCGGGATCCGGACGTGGTCGGGCTGCCCCAGACGGTCGTCCTCGCCGACGCGCTGACCAGGGAGGCGATCCTGGCGGGGCTGCGGGCCGGACGGTCGTACGTGGCCGAGTCGCGGCAGGTGTCGCTGGCGTTCACCGTGACGGCCGAGGGGGGTCGACAGGCGGGGATCGGGGAGCGGTTGGCCGTCGGGCCGGACACTCCGGTGACGGTCCGGCTGGAGGCGTCCGGCGTGCCGCGCTGCTCGGTCCGGTTCGTCACCGACCAGGGCGTGCTGTTCACCGGCGGACCGCTGCCGGTGTCCGGTACGGGGACCGTGCAGTGGCGCACGTCCCCGGCCCGCGCGGCCTACGTCCGGGCCGAGGTGCGGCACGAGACGGCGCTGGGACCGGCGCCGGGGGCGATGGCCGCGTTCACCAACCCGGTGTTCCTCGGGGCTACGTGA
- a CDS encoding ADP-ribosylglycohydrolase family protein has translation MGMTSGAVWGRAEQQDFRSRVRGTLLGAAVGDALGGPADPLSLEEIQAAYGGEGLLDLAFGYGRRGSVTHHTQLTLFTVDGLIRAQVRRDTGAWHPPTDLHRAYLRWAATQRDWGPDERRKDDGWLAREEWLYARRDPTRALLIGFGDETMGTLDSPKNPGELGPEAVARSAPFGLLVGWEPQLVVQLAVECAAQTHGHPIAYLSAGAYAVIVHALARGDSLDGAVQRALALLTARPGHQPVSDALQHALGAVRQGMPTPARVEELAGDGTADGLLAASVYCALVGEDVRHGLCLAVNQSGPSAAAGALTGGLLGALHGETALPPAWLAELEGRPTILELADDFAMEMTQGPALHGPAGSSPGWLARYPRA, from the coding sequence GTGGGCATGACTTCCGGTGCCGTCTGGGGCCGTGCCGAGCAGCAGGACTTCCGCAGCCGGGTACGCGGCACGCTGCTCGGGGCCGCCGTGGGCGACGCCCTCGGCGGTCCGGCCGACCCGCTGTCCCTGGAGGAGATCCAGGCCGCGTACGGCGGTGAGGGGCTGCTCGACCTGGCCTTCGGGTACGGGCGGCGCGGCTCGGTCACCCATCACACCCAGCTGACCCTGTTCACCGTGGACGGGCTGATACGCGCCCAGGTGCGCCGCGACACCGGCGCCTGGCATCCGCCGACCGACCTGCACCGGGCCTACCTGCGCTGGGCGGCCACCCAGCGGGACTGGGGGCCCGACGAGCGCCGCAAGGACGACGGCTGGCTGGCCCGCGAGGAGTGGCTCTACGCCCGCCGGGACCCGACCCGCGCCCTGCTCATCGGGTTCGGCGACGAGACCATGGGCACGCTGGACTCCCCGAAGAACCCCGGGGAGCTGGGACCGGAGGCGGTCGCCCGCTCGGCGCCGTTCGGGCTGCTCGTCGGCTGGGAGCCGCAACTCGTGGTCCAGCTGGCCGTGGAGTGCGCGGCCCAGACCCACGGCCACCCCATCGCCTACCTGTCGGCGGGCGCGTACGCCGTCATCGTGCACGCGCTGGCCCGCGGCGACAGCCTGGACGGCGCCGTGCAGCGGGCTCTCGCCCTGCTCACCGCCCGCCCCGGCCACCAGCCGGTCTCCGACGCCCTCCAGCACGCCCTCGGCGCCGTACGGCAGGGCATGCCCACCCCGGCACGGGTGGAGGAGCTGGCCGGCGACGGTACGGCGGACGGGCTGCTGGCCGCGTCCGTGTACTGCGCGCTGGTGGGGGAGGACGTACGGCACGGGCTGTGCCTGGCGGTGAACCAGAGCGGCCCCTCCGCCGCCGCGGGCGCCCTCACCGGCGGTCTCCTCGGCGCCCTGCACGGCGAGACGGCCCTCCCGCCGGCCTGGCTGGCCGAACTGGAGGGCCGCCCCACGATCCTGGAACTCGCCGACGACTTCGCCATGGAGATGACCCAGGGCCCGGCACTGCACGGCCCGGCGGGTTCGTCCCCGGGCTGGCTGGCGAGGTACCCGCGGGCCTGA
- a CDS encoding bifunctional FO biosynthesis protein CofGH, which produces MTTSATSGTGPTENSMRRALKRARDGVALDVAEAAVLLQARGEDLTALAASAARVRDAGLEAAGRPGVITYSKSVFIPLTRLCRDKCHYCTFATVPGKLRRAGHGMFMSPDEVLDIARKGAALGCKEALITLGDKPEDRWPEAREWLDAHGYDDTIAYVRAVSIRILEETGLLPHLNPGVMTWTDFQRLKPVAPSMGMMLETTAERLWSEPGGPHHGSPDKEPAVRLRVLEDAGRSSVPFTSGLLIGIGETYEERADSLFALRKISRAYHGVQELIIQNFRAKPDTAMRGMPDAELDELVATVAVARHIMGPSACLQAPPNLVDAEYERLIGAGIDDWGGVSPLTIDHVNPERPWPQIEELTERSRAAGFELRERLCVYPEFVRRGEPWLDPRLRPHVSALADPETGLARADAVVTGLPWQEPEEVFTATGRTDLHTSIDTEGRTGDRRADFDEVYGDWEALREAAAPGMVPERIDADVREALRTAADDPTRLTDAEALALLHADGPALDALCRVADDVRRSAVGDDVTYIVTRNINFTNVCYTGCRFCAFAQRRTDADAYTLSLEQVADRAQQAWDVGAVEVCMQGGIHPDLPGTAYFDIAKAVKERVPGMHVHAFSPMEVVNGATRTGMSIREWLSAAREAGLDSIPGTAAEILDDEVRWVLTKGKLPTATWIEVVTTAHELGIRSSSTMMYGHVDQPRHWLGHLRTLARIQRETGGFTEFVTLPFIHTNAPVYLAGIARPGPSLRDNRAVTAMARLLLHPWIPNIQTSWVKLGAEGAAEMLRSGANDLGGTLMEETISRMAGSSYGSYKSVRDLVAVAEAAGRPAKPRTTLYGEVPEERQRAAEASDGHLPDLLPVLD; this is translated from the coding sequence ATGACGACTTCCGCGACCTCCGGAACCGGCCCGACCGAGAACTCCATGCGTCGCGCCCTCAAACGCGCGCGGGACGGCGTCGCCCTCGATGTCGCCGAGGCGGCGGTGCTCCTCCAGGCGCGCGGTGAGGATCTGACCGCCCTCGCCGCCTCCGCCGCCCGGGTGCGGGACGCGGGCCTGGAGGCGGCGGGCAGGCCCGGCGTCATCACGTACTCGAAGAGCGTCTTCATCCCCCTGACCCGGCTGTGCCGGGACAAGTGCCACTACTGCACCTTCGCCACCGTCCCCGGCAAGCTGCGGCGCGCCGGGCACGGGATGTTCATGTCCCCCGACGAGGTGCTGGACATCGCCCGCAAGGGCGCCGCCCTCGGCTGCAAGGAAGCCCTGATCACCCTCGGCGACAAGCCGGAGGACCGCTGGCCGGAGGCGCGCGAGTGGCTCGACGCGCACGGCTACGACGACACCATCGCCTACGTCCGCGCCGTCTCCATCCGCATCCTGGAGGAGACGGGCCTGCTGCCCCACCTCAACCCGGGCGTCATGACGTGGACGGACTTCCAGCGGCTGAAGCCGGTCGCGCCGAGCATGGGCATGATGCTGGAGACGACCGCCGAGCGGCTGTGGTCGGAGCCGGGCGGCCCGCACCACGGCTCCCCGGACAAGGAGCCGGCCGTACGGCTGCGCGTCCTGGAGGACGCCGGCCGCTCCTCCGTGCCGTTCACCTCCGGCCTGCTCATCGGCATCGGCGAGACGTACGAGGAGCGCGCTGATTCGCTGTTCGCGCTCCGGAAGATCTCCCGGGCCTACCACGGCGTGCAGGAGCTGATCATCCAGAACTTCCGCGCCAAGCCGGACACGGCGATGCGCGGCATGCCGGACGCAGAACTGGACGAGCTGGTCGCCACGGTGGCCGTAGCCCGGCACATCATGGGCCCGTCCGCCTGCCTCCAGGCCCCGCCGAACCTGGTGGACGCCGAGTACGAGCGGCTGATCGGCGCCGGCATCGACGACTGGGGCGGGGTCTCCCCGCTGACCATCGACCACGTCAACCCCGAGCGTCCCTGGCCGCAGATCGAGGAACTCACCGAGCGGTCCCGCGCGGCCGGCTTCGAACTGCGGGAACGCCTGTGCGTCTACCCGGAGTTCGTCCGCCGGGGCGAGCCCTGGCTGGACCCGCGGCTGCGCCCGCACGTGTCGGCCCTGGCCGACCCGGAGACGGGTCTCGCCCGTGCGGACGCGGTCGTGACGGGCCTGCCCTGGCAGGAGCCGGAGGAGGTGTTCACCGCCACCGGCCGCACGGACCTGCACACGTCCATCGACACCGAGGGCCGGACGGGCGACCGGCGCGCCGACTTCGACGAGGTGTACGGCGACTGGGAGGCGCTGCGCGAGGCGGCGGCCCCCGGGATGGTCCCGGAGCGCATCGACGCCGACGTCCGCGAGGCACTGCGCACGGCGGCAGACGACCCGACCCGGCTGACCGACGCCGAGGCCCTCGCCCTGCTGCACGCGGACGGACCGGCGCTGGACGCGCTGTGCCGGGTCGCGGACGACGTGCGCAGGTCGGCGGTCGGTGACGACGTGACGTACATCGTCACCCGGAACATCAACTTCACCAACGTCTGCTACACCGGCTGCCGGTTCTGCGCCTTCGCCCAGCGCCGCACGGACGCCGACGCGTACACGCTCTCGCTGGAGCAGGTGGCGGACCGCGCGCAGCAGGCGTGGGACGTGGGCGCGGTCGAGGTGTGCATGCAGGGCGGCATCCACCCGGACCTGCCGGGGACGGCGTACTTCGACATCGCGAAGGCGGTCAAGGAGCGCGTCCCGGGCATGCACGTGCACGCCTTCTCCCCGATGGAGGTGGTGAACGGCGCGACCCGGACCGGCATGTCGATCCGCGAGTGGCTGTCCGCCGCCAGAGAGGCGGGTCTGGACTCCATCCCCGGTACGGCGGCGGAGATCCTGGACGACGAGGTGCGCTGGGTGCTGACCAAGGGCAAGCTGCCCACGGCCACCTGGATCGAGGTGGTCACGACCGCGCACGAGCTGGGCATCCGCTCGTCGTCCACGATGATGTACGGACATGTGGACCAGCCCCGGCACTGGCTCGGCCACCTGCGCACGCTGGCCCGGATCCAGCGGGAGACGGGCGGCTTCACCGAGTTCGTGACGCTGCCGTTCATCCACACGAACGCGCCGGTGTACCTGGCCGGGATCGCCCGCCCGGGACCGTCCCTGCGGGACAACCGGGCGGTGACGGCGATGGCCCGCCTGCTCCTGCACCCCTGGATCCCCAACATCCAGACAAGCTGGGTCAAACTGGGCGCCGAGGGGGCGGCGGAGATGCTCCGCTCCGGCGCGAACGACCTGGGCGGGACGCTCATGGAGGAGACGATCTCCCGCATGGCGGGCTCCTCCTACGGCTCGTACAAGTCGGTCCGCGACCTGGTCGCGGTGGCGGAGGCGGCCGGCCGCCCCGCGAAACCGCGCACCACGCTGTACGGCGAGGTCCCCGAGGAGCGGCAGCGGGCGGCCGAGGCGTCCGACGGCCACCTGCCGGATCTGCTGCCGGTCCTGGACTGA
- a CDS encoding carotenoid oxygenase family protein, producing MTTPRHLSGNYAPVLDELTAYDLPVTGTIPPELAGWYLRNGPNPADAASGHWFFGDGMVHGVRLEGGRAVSYRNRWVRTSRLTEGALMYDEQGRRDLTAGPANTHVVRHAGRTLALVETALPYELTCDLGTKGPYDFGGRLRTAMTAHPKTCPLTGELHFFGYGLLESEYLTYHRADATGELVLSRPVDVPGPTMQHDFALTAGHVVFMDLPVVFDAELALSGSMPYRWDDGYGARLGVLRRDDPHGAVRWFTIDPCYVFHVLNAHDAPDGTIVLHVMRYPELWRRAADGSTVRQRAVLWKWTVDPASGRVREEQLDDRPGEFPRVDDRLSGLDSGHGHITCGTSLVRYDLTTGAATAHDFGPARTPGEAAFAPADTTPGGPGWLLTYVHDATTDRSDLVVLDTADLTAPPVATVHLPARVPFGFHGNWLGDVEG from the coding sequence ATGACCACCCCCCGGCACCTCTCCGGCAACTACGCGCCGGTCCTCGACGAACTCACCGCGTACGACCTGCCGGTCACCGGCACGATTCCGCCCGAACTGGCCGGCTGGTACCTGCGCAACGGCCCGAACCCGGCCGACGCCGCCTCCGGGCACTGGTTCTTCGGCGACGGCATGGTGCACGGGGTGCGGCTGGAGGGCGGGCGGGCGGTGTCGTACCGCAACCGCTGGGTCCGCACCAGCCGCCTCACCGAGGGTGCCCTCATGTACGACGAGCAGGGCCGGCGGGACCTGACGGCCGGCCCGGCCAACACCCACGTCGTCCGGCACGCGGGCCGCACCCTCGCCCTGGTCGAGACCGCGCTGCCCTACGAACTCACCTGCGACCTCGGCACCAAGGGCCCCTACGACTTCGGCGGCCGGCTGCGCACCGCCATGACCGCCCACCCGAAGACCTGCCCGCTCACCGGGGAGCTGCACTTCTTCGGCTACGGCCTGCTGGAGAGCGAGTACCTCACCTACCACCGGGCCGACGCCACCGGGGAGTTGGTGCTCAGCCGGCCCGTGGACGTGCCCGGCCCGACCATGCAGCACGACTTCGCCCTCACCGCGGGGCACGTCGTCTTCATGGACCTGCCCGTGGTCTTCGACGCCGAACTCGCGCTGTCCGGCTCGATGCCCTACCGCTGGGACGACGGGTACGGCGCCCGCCTCGGCGTGCTGCGCCGCGACGACCCGCACGGGGCGGTGCGGTGGTTCACGATCGACCCCTGCTACGTCTTCCACGTGCTCAACGCCCACGACGCGCCGGACGGGACGATCGTGCTGCACGTGATGCGCTACCCGGAGCTGTGGCGGCGGGCCGCGGACGGCAGTACGGTGCGGCAGCGGGCGGTGCTGTGGAAGTGGACGGTCGATCCGGCCTCCGGCAGGGTGCGCGAGGAGCAACTGGACGACCGGCCCGGCGAGTTCCCGCGCGTCGACGACCGGCTCAGCGGCCTCGACTCCGGGCACGGGCACATCACCTGCGGCACCTCGCTGGTCCGCTACGACCTGACCACCGGCGCCGCCACCGCCCACGACTTCGGCCCGGCCCGTACCCCGGGCGAGGCCGCCTTCGCCCCCGCCGACACCACACCGGGCGGCCCCGGCTGGCTCCTGACGTACGTCCACGACGCCACCACCGACCGCAGCGACCTCGTCGTCCTCGACACCGCCGACCTCACCGCGCCCCCGGTCGCCACCGTCCACCTGCCGGCCCGGGTGCCCTTCGGCTTCCACGGCAACTGGCTGGGGGACGTGGAAGGCTAG
- a CDS encoding PadR family transcriptional regulator — protein sequence MSLKHALLGLLSERPASGYDLLKLFETSLSSVWPATQSQIYTELTKLAGSGLITVAAEGPRGRKEYALTDDGLAELRHWLTETTPQRNTRSDILLRVFFLGVLRPDQARAYLTELTEMSEESYEQLRRLSDSIDWDDGNLSVYGRIALEYGLRFNAMRREWAEWAAQQIT from the coding sequence ATGAGCCTCAAACACGCCCTGCTCGGCCTGCTCTCGGAACGTCCCGCCAGCGGGTACGACCTGCTGAAGCTGTTCGAGACCTCGCTGTCGAGCGTCTGGCCCGCCACCCAGAGCCAGATCTACACGGAGCTGACCAAGCTCGCCGGCTCCGGCCTGATCACCGTGGCCGCCGAGGGTCCGCGCGGCCGCAAGGAGTACGCCCTCACCGACGACGGACTCGCCGAGCTGCGCCACTGGCTGACCGAGACCACGCCCCAGCGCAACACCCGCAGCGACATCCTGCTGCGCGTCTTCTTCCTCGGTGTCCTGCGCCCCGACCAGGCACGCGCCTACCTGACCGAACTCACCGAGATGTCCGAGGAGAGCTACGAGCAGCTGCGCCGGCTGTCCGACTCCATCGACTGGGACGACGGCAACCTCTCGGTCTACGGCCGGATCGCCCTGGAGTACGGCCTGCGCTTCAACGCCATGCGGCGCGAGTGGGCCGAGTGGGCCGCGCAGCAGATCACGTAG
- a CDS encoding LLM class F420-dependent oxidoreductase, which produces MRISVTIFLTDETITPTRLARELEQRGFSGLYLPEHTHIPVERTTPYPVGGDLPREYGRTLDPFVALAQAAAVTRRLALGTGITLVAQHDPIDLAKQIATLDHLSGGRFTLGVGYGWNVEEAADHGVTWRTRRELVRDRMALMRALWSEEPTRYSGEFGSVRASLAHPKPVQKPRGPVVGPRTLVGGAAGPGLFAHIAEFADGWLPIGGRGLTEALPVLRSAWADAGRDPAALQVVPYAVQPTPGKLAHYAELGVEEVVVQLPPAGETEVLGALDGYGALLPGGTSSVDQRERMLKE; this is translated from the coding sequence ATGCGTATCTCCGTCACGATCTTCCTGACCGACGAGACGATCACCCCCACACGCCTGGCCCGCGAACTGGAACAACGCGGTTTCTCCGGCCTCTACCTGCCGGAGCACACCCACATCCCGGTGGAGCGCACCACCCCCTACCCGGTCGGCGGCGACCTGCCGCGCGAGTACGGCCGCACCCTGGACCCCTTCGTCGCCCTGGCCCAGGCGGCCGCCGTGACCCGGCGGCTGGCGCTCGGCACCGGAATCACCCTGGTCGCCCAGCACGACCCCATCGACCTCGCCAAGCAGATCGCCACGCTGGACCACCTGTCCGGCGGCCGTTTCACCCTCGGCGTCGGCTACGGCTGGAACGTGGAGGAGGCCGCCGACCACGGCGTGACCTGGCGGACCCGCCGGGAACTGGTCAGGGACCGGATGGCGCTGATGCGCGCGCTGTGGAGCGAGGAGCCGACCCGGTACTCGGGGGAGTTCGGCAGCGTGCGGGCCAGCCTCGCCCACCCCAAGCCGGTGCAGAAACCGCGCGGCCCGGTCGTCGGTCCCCGCACGCTCGTCGGCGGGGCCGCGGGGCCCGGGCTGTTCGCGCACATCGCCGAGTTCGCCGACGGCTGGCTGCCGATCGGCGGCCGCGGGCTCACCGAGGCACTGCCCGTGCTGCGCTCGGCGTGGGCGGACGCGGGCCGCGACCCGGCCGCCCTCCAGGTCGTCCCGTACGCCGTCCAGCCCACCCCCGGAAAGCTCGCCCACTACGCCGAACTGGGCGTCGAGGAGGTCGTGGTGCAGCTGCCGCCGGCCGGTGAGACGGAGGTGCTCGGCGCGCTCGACGGCTACGGCGCCCTGCTGCCGGGCGGCACGAGCAGCGTTGATCAACGCGAACGTATGCTCAAAGAATGA